A stretch of the Terriglobia bacterium genome encodes the following:
- the cpaB gene encoding Flp pilus assembly protein CpaB, producing the protein MKTARIIVLGIALSAGGVAAWLASGSSDNKSAPTEPVAQLPTVDVLIAKSDIGLGQTVKPEDMVWQTWPSATASNSFIKKPDRPDAVTQIAGSIARDPVIAGEPIREQKLVKSSGSGFMAAILPSGARAVSTEVSPETGAGGFILPNDRVDVILSRREKHPENPSVPEIIVSEVILSNIRVLAIDQAPKEKDGQTNLVGKTATLELQPGQAETLARARQMGILTLALRSIVDAKREEAKLTDQSLVTVYRGSDRQTYSCNPSCASH; encoded by the coding sequence ATGAAGACCGCACGTATCATCGTCCTTGGTATTGCGCTGAGCGCCGGGGGCGTCGCCGCCTGGCTCGCCAGCGGCTCCAGTGACAACAAGTCTGCTCCCACCGAGCCGGTCGCGCAATTGCCGACCGTGGACGTGCTGATCGCCAAGTCCGACATCGGCCTCGGCCAGACCGTCAAGCCGGAGGACATGGTGTGGCAGACCTGGCCGTCGGCGACCGCCAGCAACAGCTTCATCAAAAAGCCCGACCGCCCCGACGCCGTGACGCAGATCGCCGGTTCGATCGCGCGCGATCCCGTCATCGCCGGCGAGCCGATCCGCGAGCAGAAGCTGGTGAAGAGCTCCGGCTCCGGCTTCATGGCCGCGATCCTGCCCAGCGGTGCGCGCGCGGTTTCGACCGAAGTCTCGCCGGAGACCGGCGCCGGCGGCTTCATCCTGCCGAATGACCGGGTCGACGTGATTCTTTCGCGGCGTGAAAAACATCCCGAAAACCCGTCGGTCCCCGAGATCATCGTCTCCGAGGTGATCCTGTCGAACATCCGCGTGCTCGCGATCGACCAGGCCCCCAAGGAGAAGGACGGCCAGACCAATCTGGTCGGCAAGACTGCCACGCTCGAGCTGCAGCCCGGGCAGGCGGAAACGCTGGCCCGCGCCCGCCAGATGGGCATCCTGACCCTGGCCCTGCGCAGCATCGTCGATGCCAAGCGGGAAGAAGCCAAGCTCACCGATCAGTCGCTGGTGACGGTCTATCGCGGCTCCGACCGCCAGACCTACAGCTGCAATCCGTCCTGCGCCAGCCACTGA